The following are from one region of the Capsicum annuum cultivar UCD-10X-F1 chromosome 1, UCD10Xv1.1, whole genome shotgun sequence genome:
- the LOC107854462 gene encoding extensin-1-like, whose translation MRSFSYLLVAALAICFVASHVVADYSYGYTSHSPSYNSKKYYKSPVPSDHGYYKSPTPSKHYYKSPVLVKYYKSPAPSKNYYKVPVPSKNYYKAPVPSKYYKSPAPSKNYYKSPSPAKYYKSPSPAKYYKSPAPSTHYYYKSPSPSKYYKSPVYYKSPPSPSTYYEKAPSYYKSPPPPPYYKESTSSYKSPPPPPYYKESTPSYKSPPPPPKYYEQSPAIYNSPPPPPTNYYKQTPNYASPPPPQKYEQSVTYASPPPLLASPPPTFY comes from the coding sequence ATGAGAAGCTTTAGTTATTTACTTGTTGCTGCTTTAGCAATTTGCTTTGTAGCCAGCCATGTTGTTGCTGATTACTCTTATGGCTATACTTCTCATTCACCTTCTTACAACTCTAAGAAGTACTACAAATCACCGGTCCCTTCGGATCATGGCTATTACAAGTCGCCTACACCTTCAAAGCACTACTACAAATCTCCAGTATTAGTGAAGTATTACAAATCACCCGCTCCTTCAAAGAACTACTACAAGGTGCCTGTCCCTTCAAAGAACTACTACAAGGCGCCCGTTCCTTCAAAGTACTACAAGTCGCCCGCCCCTTCAAAGAACTACTACAAGTCGCCATCGCCTGCAAAGTATTACAAATCTCCATCACCTGCAAAATACTACAAATCGCCTGCCCCATCGACACACTATTACTACAAGTCGCCATCCccatcaaaatattacaagtcacCAGTTTATTACAAGTCTCCACCATCACCATCAACTTATTATGAAAAAGCACCTTCTTACTACAAGTCGCCTCCCCCTCCACCATACTACAAAGAATCTACCTCTTCCTATAAATCCCCTCCCCCTCCTCCTTACTACAAAGAGTCTACACCTTCCTACAAATCTCCTCCACCACCACCAAAGTATTATGAGCAATCGCCCGCAATCTATAACTCACCACCTCCACCACCAACAAACTATTACAAGCAAACTCCCAACTATGCCTCACCTCCACCACCTCAGAAGTACGAGCAATCTGTCACCTATGCTTCACCTCCACCACTGCTAGCATCTCCTCCGCCAACGTTCTACTAA
- the LOC107873721 gene encoding extensin-2-like encodes MKSFGNLGQWPLLAFALAVCFLASTVVADYSYGYTSPSPSYNSKKYYKSPSPSKYHVPTTYFKKPEKHAEHSPSHYYKSPVPSKHDYYKSPVVVKYYKSPVPAKKYYKSPAPSKNYYKSPAHSKYYYKSPSLAKYYKSPSPAKYYKSLAPSTHYYYKSPSPAKYYKSPAPSKYYKSPAPPKYYKSPVYYKSPSPPPAYYEKSPSYYKSPPLPPKYYEQAPSYYKSPPPPPKYYDESPSSYKSSPPPPYYRESTPSYKSPPPPPPPYYKESTPSYKSSPPPPKYYNLPPLPTTVKVPSYYSPPPPTE; translated from the coding sequence ATGAAAAGCTTTGGAAATTTGGGGCAATGGCCTCTACTTGCATTTGCTTTGGCAGTTTGCTTTTTAGCTAGCACTGTTGTTGCTGATTACTCTTATGGTTATACTTCTCCCTCACCTTCTTACAACTCTAAGAAGTACTACAAATCACCATCTCCATCCAAGTATCATGTACCCACTACATACTTCAAGAAACCGGAGAAACATGCTGAACATTCTCCGTCACACTATTACAAATCACCTGTGCCTTCGAAGCATGACTACTACAAGTCACCAGTAGTAGTGAAGTATTACAAATCACCTGTTCCTGCAAAGAAGTATTACAAGTCCCCTGCTCCTTCAAAGAACTATTACAAGTCACCTGCTCATTCAAAGTACTACTACAAGTCACCATCACTTGCAAAGTACTACAAATCTCCCTCGCCTGCAAAATACTACAAGTCGCTTGCTCCATCGACACACTATTACTACAAGTCACCATCCCCAGCAAAATATTACAAATCACCTGCTCCTTCTAAATACTATAAATCTCCGGCCCcaccaaaatattacaagtcacCAGTTTATTACAAGTCTCCATCACCACCTCCAGCTTATTATGAGAAATCACCTTCTTACTACAAATCCCCTCCGCTGCCTCCAAAATACTATGAACAAGCACCTTCATACTACAAGTCACCACCACCTCCGCCAAAATACTACGATGAGTCACCCTCTTCTTACAAATCTTCACCACCTCCACCATACTACAGAGAATCAACTCCTTCCTATAAATCACCTCCACCTCCACCTCCACCATACTACAAAGAATCTACGCCTTCCTATAAATCCTCTCCCCCTCCACCAAAATACTACAATTTACCTCCTCTACCAACGACTGTCAAAGTACCATCATACTACTCGCCTCCACCACCAACGGAATAG
- the LOC107873714 gene encoding extensin-2-like, whose amino-acid sequence MRSFGNLGQWPLLAFALAICFVASTVVADYSYGYTSPSPSYNSKKYYKSPSPSNYDAPTPYYKKPEKYAEHSPSHYYKSPVPLKHDYYKSPTPSKHYYKSPVVVKYYKSPVPAKNYYKAPVPSVKYYKAPTPSKYYKAPAPSKKYYKSPAPSKNYYKSPAPSKYYYKSPSPAKYYYKSPSPAKYYKSPSPAKYYKSPSPAKYYKSPAPSKYYNSSSPPKYYKSPVEYKSPPPPPAYYEKSPSYYKSPPPPPKYYEQAPSYYKSPPPPPKYYDESPSSYKSSPPPPYYKESTPSYKSPPPPPYYKEFTPSYNSPLPPPKYYNLPPLPTTVKVPSYYSPPPPTEYYKQTPTYTSPPPPEKYEQSATYASPSPPPPQAYY is encoded by the coding sequence ATGAGAAGCTTTGGAAATTTAGGGCAATGGCCTCTACTTGCATTTGCTTTGGCAATTTGCTTTGTAGCCAGCACTGTTGTTGCTGATTACTCTTATGGCTATACTTCTCCCTCACCTTCTTACAACTCTAAGAAGTACTACAAATCACCATCTCCGTCCAACTATGATGCTCCCACTCCATACTACAAGAAACCGGAGAAATATGCTGAACATTCTCCATCGCATTATTACAAATCACCTGTGCCTTTGAAGCATGACTATTACAAGTCACCTACTCCTTCAAAGCACTACTACAAGTCCCCAGTAGTAGTAAAGTATTACAAATCACCTGTTCCTGCAAAGAACTACTACAAGGCGCCTGTCCCGTCAGTGAAGTACTACAAGGCCCCAACTCCTTCGAAGTACTACAAGGCTCCCGCACCTTCAAAGAAGTACTACAAGTCCCCCGCTCCTTCAAAGAACTATTACAAGTCACCTGCTCCTTCAAAGTACTACTACAAGTCACCATCACCGGCAAAGTACTACTACAAGTCACCATCACCGGCAAAGTACTACAAATCTCCATCGCCTGCAAAATACTACAAGTCACCATCCCCAGCAAAATATTACAAATCACCTGCTCCTTCTAAATACTATAATTCTTCGTCCCcaccaaaatattacaagtcacCAGTTGAATACAAGTCTCCACCACCACCTCCAGCTTATTATGAGAAATCACCTTCTTACTACAAATCCCCTCCACCTCCTCCAAAATACTATGAACAAGCACCTTCATACTACAAGTCACCACCACCGCCGCCAAAATACTACGATGAGTCACCATCTTCTTACAAATCTTCACCACCTCCGCCATACTACAAAGAATCAACTCCTTCCTATAAATCGCCTCCACCTCCACCATACTACAAAGAATTTACCCCTTCCTATAATTCCCCTCTCCCTCCACCAAAATACTACAATCTACCACCTCTACCAACAACCGTAAAAGTACCATCATACTACTCGCCTCCACCACCAACGGAATATTACAAGCAAACTCCAACCTACACCTCACCTCCCCCACCAGAGAAGTACGAGCAATCTGCCACCTATGCTTCACcttcacccccacccccacaagCCTACTATTAA